The following proteins are co-located in the Cardiocondyla obscurior isolate alpha-2009 linkage group LG12, Cobs3.1, whole genome shotgun sequence genome:
- the LOC139106833 gene encoding putative sodium-dependent multivitamin transporter isoform X2, whose translation MATLTAADYAVIGVLILISSGIGLYYWFFGSRHKSTEEYFMANKSMRVIPVAVGLMVSYLSAVSLLGYLQKRFGTITRLIASFAFLLQLLLYSGVVLYAPALALEATTGISTTASVIGLGLICTFYSTIGGIKAVIVTDVFQGLLMLAAVVTVIVTAAVDNGGLDQVWKIAEEGSRLEFDNISPDPTVRHTWWSLTLGGFFTYLSLYSVNQVQVQRMLTVSNLEAAQRALWWSWPMASIMSLTLCFSGLAIYAKYHNCDPLKEGRITSNDQLMPLYVMDTLSDYPGVPGLFIAGIFSAGLSTISATINSLAAVILEDYIKPLCRVRNKELPAATSMMISKILALVVGLVCVGVAFLAQYLGGLLQAALTIFGVIGGPMLGLYTLGMFFPLCDQPSAVSGFVLSLIFSLWIGFGQPKSPIPQLRTSTDGCKLNDTFMHREYDGKSLIYAALHLERQMEDEESYFYLYRISYMWYCPLGFLLAIITGWLVSQSTRWILKESPNEIDSVLLCPIVANRMQKRREANESRNMIVINKS comes from the exons ATGGCAACGTTAACTGCGGCAGATTACGCCGTGATTGGTGTATTAATTCTAATCAGTTCAGGTATCGGCTTGTACTACTGGTTCTTCGGTAGCCGACATAAATCAACTGAG GAATACTTCATGGCGAACAAGTCAATGCGAGTGATCCCCGTGGCGGTGGGTTTGATGGTATCATATTTATCAGCGGTCAGCCTACTCGGA TATCTGCAGAAGCGTTTTGGCACGATCACCCGATTAATAGCCAGTTTTGCCTTTTTACTCCAATTGCTTCTGTACAGCGGCGTGGTGTTGTATGCACCTGCATTGGCTTTAGAAGCCACCACTGGTATCTCGACGACCGCGAGTGTGATTGGTTTGGGGCTCATCTGTACTTTCTATTCAACTATCGGAGGCATCAAGGCAGTAATCGTCACCGACGTTTTCCAGGGTTTATTAATGCTGGCCGCCGTTGTCACAGTTATTGTCACTGCAGCTGTTGACAATGGTGGTCTAGACCAAGTTTGGAAGATCGCCGAAGAAGGATCTCGTTTAGAATTCGATAA CATCTCTCCGGATCCGACTGTACGGCATACTTGGTGGAGTTTAACGCTTGGTGGTTTCTTTACTTATCTTTCCTTGTACAGCGTCAATCAAGTTCAGGTTCAGAGAATGCTGACTGTTAG TAATCTAGAAGCCGCTCAACGGGCTTTATGGTGGAGCTGGCCGATGGCGTCGATCATGTCGCTCACTCTGTGCTTTTCTGGATTAGCTATATATGCAAAATATCATAACTGTGATCCACTCAAAGAAGGCAGGATTACTTCGAACGATCAGCTAATGCCGCTGTACGTGATGGACACCCTATCGGATTATCCCGGAGTGCCTGGGCTCTTCATCGCTGGAATTTTTAGTGCTGGACTCAGTACCATTTCAGCCACAATTAATTCTCTCGCCGCTGTTATTCTTGAAGATTACATCAAGCCTCTCTGTCGCGTAAG aaaCAAGGAACTACCTGCTGCGACGTCAATGATGATTAGCAAAATTTTGGCGCTTGTAGTTGGACTAGTATGTGTGGGAGTCGCTTTTCTGGCACAATATCTTGGTGGATTGTTGCAG gCGGCTCTGACGATCTTTGGGGTCATAGGAGGGCCTATGCTGGGCTTATACACGCTTGGCATGTTTTTCCCATTGTGCGATCAACCGAGCGCAGTCTCAGGATTCGTTCTCAGTCTCATATTTTCTTTGTGGATAGGATTTGGACAGCCAAAATCACCGATTCCGCAACTGCGCACCTCAACGGACGGTTGTAAACTTAACGACACATTTATGCATCGCGAATACGATGGGAAATCATTAATTTACGCAGCTTTACACTTGGAACGCCA AATGGAAGACGAAGAATCCTACTTCTATCTTTACCGCATATCGTATATGTGGTACTGTCCACTAGGATTTCTCCTCGCCATAATTACGGGCTGGCTCGTCAGTCAGAGCACAAGATGGATTCTTAAAGAAAGCCCCAACGAAATTGATTCCGTATTGCTATGCCCAATCGTAGCAAATCGAATGCAAAAAAGGAGAGAGGCGAACGAATCTCGTAATATGATAGTAATCAATAAAAGCTGA
- the LOC139106833 gene encoding putative sodium-dependent multivitamin transporter isoform X1 yields the protein MATLTAADYAVIGVLILISSGIGLYYWFFGSRHKSTEEYFMANKSMRVIPVAVGLMVSYLSAVSLLGVSSENYVYGTQYAVINISYGLATPFAAYFYLPVFFKLNAASAFEYLQKRFGTITRLIASFAFLLQLLLYSGVVLYAPALALEATTGISTTASVIGLGLICTFYSTIGGIKAVIVTDVFQGLLMLAAVVTVIVTAAVDNGGLDQVWKIAEEGSRLEFDNISPDPTVRHTWWSLTLGGFFTYLSLYSVNQVQVQRMLTVSNLEAAQRALWWSWPMASIMSLTLCFSGLAIYAKYHNCDPLKEGRITSNDQLMPLYVMDTLSDYPGVPGLFIAGIFSAGLSTISATINSLAAVILEDYIKPLCRVRNKELPAATSMMISKILALVVGLVCVGVAFLAQYLGGLLQAALTIFGVIGGPMLGLYTLGMFFPLCDQPSAVSGFVLSLIFSLWIGFGQPKSPIPQLRTSTDGCKLNDTFMHREYDGKSLIYAALHLERQMEDEESYFYLYRISYMWYCPLGFLLAIITGWLVSQSTRWILKESPNEIDSVLLCPIVANRMQKRREANESRNMIVINKS from the exons ATGGCAACGTTAACTGCGGCAGATTACGCCGTGATTGGTGTATTAATTCTAATCAGTTCAGGTATCGGCTTGTACTACTGGTTCTTCGGTAGCCGACATAAATCAACTGAG GAATACTTCATGGCGAACAAGTCAATGCGAGTGATCCCCGTGGCGGTGGGTTTGATGGTATCATATTTATCAGCGGTCAGCCTACTCGGAGTGAGTTCTGAAAATTACGTGTATGGCACACAATACGCTGTAATCAACATCTCTTACGGTCTCGCCACGCCGTTCGCGGCCTATTTTTACTTGCCGGTATTTTTCAAGCTGAACGCCGCGAGTGCTTTTGAG TATCTGCAGAAGCGTTTTGGCACGATCACCCGATTAATAGCCAGTTTTGCCTTTTTACTCCAATTGCTTCTGTACAGCGGCGTGGTGTTGTATGCACCTGCATTGGCTTTAGAAGCCACCACTGGTATCTCGACGACCGCGAGTGTGATTGGTTTGGGGCTCATCTGTACTTTCTATTCAACTATCGGAGGCATCAAGGCAGTAATCGTCACCGACGTTTTCCAGGGTTTATTAATGCTGGCCGCCGTTGTCACAGTTATTGTCACTGCAGCTGTTGACAATGGTGGTCTAGACCAAGTTTGGAAGATCGCCGAAGAAGGATCTCGTTTAGAATTCGATAA CATCTCTCCGGATCCGACTGTACGGCATACTTGGTGGAGTTTAACGCTTGGTGGTTTCTTTACTTATCTTTCCTTGTACAGCGTCAATCAAGTTCAGGTTCAGAGAATGCTGACTGTTAG TAATCTAGAAGCCGCTCAACGGGCTTTATGGTGGAGCTGGCCGATGGCGTCGATCATGTCGCTCACTCTGTGCTTTTCTGGATTAGCTATATATGCAAAATATCATAACTGTGATCCACTCAAAGAAGGCAGGATTACTTCGAACGATCAGCTAATGCCGCTGTACGTGATGGACACCCTATCGGATTATCCCGGAGTGCCTGGGCTCTTCATCGCTGGAATTTTTAGTGCTGGACTCAGTACCATTTCAGCCACAATTAATTCTCTCGCCGCTGTTATTCTTGAAGATTACATCAAGCCTCTCTGTCGCGTAAG aaaCAAGGAACTACCTGCTGCGACGTCAATGATGATTAGCAAAATTTTGGCGCTTGTAGTTGGACTAGTATGTGTGGGAGTCGCTTTTCTGGCACAATATCTTGGTGGATTGTTGCAG gCGGCTCTGACGATCTTTGGGGTCATAGGAGGGCCTATGCTGGGCTTATACACGCTTGGCATGTTTTTCCCATTGTGCGATCAACCGAGCGCAGTCTCAGGATTCGTTCTCAGTCTCATATTTTCTTTGTGGATAGGATTTGGACAGCCAAAATCACCGATTCCGCAACTGCGCACCTCAACGGACGGTTGTAAACTTAACGACACATTTATGCATCGCGAATACGATGGGAAATCATTAATTTACGCAGCTTTACACTTGGAACGCCA AATGGAAGACGAAGAATCCTACTTCTATCTTTACCGCATATCGTATATGTGGTACTGTCCACTAGGATTTCTCCTCGCCATAATTACGGGCTGGCTCGTCAGTCAGAGCACAAGATGGATTCTTAAAGAAAGCCCCAACGAAATTGATTCCGTATTGCTATGCCCAATCGTAGCAAATCGAATGCAAAAAAGGAGAGAGGCGAACGAATCTCGTAATATGATAGTAATCAATAAAAGCTGA